A DNA window from Camelina sativa cultivar DH55 chromosome 17, Cs, whole genome shotgun sequence contains the following coding sequences:
- the LOC104755313 gene encoding uncharacterized protein LOC104755313 isoform X1, with amino-acid sequence MIKLWVMTSLQLAELFVSSIVHLIYGFYIFSSAVAGDISQTLNDYLFKSNDVGETGQNLTNVEGLPPIVLVHGIFGFGKGRLGGLSYFGGAEKKDERVLVPDLGSLTSIYDRARELFYYLKGGRVDFGEEHSEACGHSRFGRRCEQGQYPEWDEDHPIHFVGHSAGAQVVRVLQQMLADKAFEGFEDTNENWVLSVTSLSGAFNGTTRTYLDGMRIDDGMSMKPICLLQLCRIGVIMYDWLDISWLKTYYNFGFDHFNISWKKTGVRGLVDCLMGNAGPFASGDWILPDLTIQGSTSINTNLQTFPNTYYFSYATKRTRRIMGMTIPSGVLGIHPMLFLRVFQMSQWRFPQDVSPPYKGYRDEEWQENDGALNTISMTHPRLPVEHPSRFIRSDSECQTLQPGIWYYKIVEADHIMFIVNRERAGVQFDLIYDSIFQRCRKHVFRKIPQTLPNLSPSSPRSPKRNNFVH; translated from the exons atgattaAGTTGTGGGTGATGACTTCTCTTCAACTCGCGGAGCTCTTCGTGAGCTCTATCGTGCATTTGATTTATGGGTTTTATATATTCAGCTCCGCCGTTGCCGGAGATATCTCCCAGACGTTGAATGATTACTTGTTTAAGTCCAATGACGTTGGAGAAACAGGTCAAAATCTCACCAATGTTGAGGGTTTGCCTCCTATTGTTTTGGTTCATGGCATCTTTGGATTTGGCAAAGgg AGATTAGGAGGCTTATCATACTTTGGTGGTGctgagaagaaagatgagaggGTTCTTGTTCCTGATTTGGGTTCCTTAACAAGCATCTATGATAG GGCAAGGGAATTGTTCTATTACTTGAAAGGAGGGAGGGTTGATTTTGGTGAGGAGCATAGTGAGGCTTGTGGACATTCTCGGTTTGGCAGAAGATGCGAACAAG GGCAATACCCTGAATGGGATGAGGATCATCCTATCCATTTTGTGGGGCATTCAGCCGGTGCTCAAGTTGTGCGTGTGTTGCAGCAAATGCTTGCAGATAAG GCATTTGAAGGGTTTGAAGACACGAATGAGAATTGGGTTCTGAGTGTGACATCTTTATCCGGAGCATTCAATGGAACTACCAGGACTTACTTAGATGGCATGCG GATAGATGATGGAATGAGCATGAAACCGATATGTCTGTTGCAGCTATGTCGTATAGGCGTGATCATGTACGATTGGTTGGATATTTCATGGCTAAAGACTTATTACAATTTCGGATTCGATCATTTCAACATTTCTTGGAAGAAAACTGGTGTGAGAGGTCTCGTTGATTGCCTTATGGGAAACGCAGGTCCTTTTGCTTCAGGTGATTGGATCTTACCTGATCTCACGATCCAAGGCTCAACAAGTATTAACACCAATCTCCAGACGTTTCCAAACACTTACTACTTCAGCTACGCGACTAAACGCACCCGCAGAATCATGGGAATGACAATTCCTTCAGGTGTTCTTGGAATCCACCCGATGCTCTTTCTCCGCGTCTTTCAGATGAGCCAATGGAGATTCCCACAAGATGTATCTCCTCCTTATAAAGGCTACAG GGATGAGGAATGGCAAGAGAACGATGGGGCATTGAACACAATATCAATGACGCATCCGAGACTACCCGTTGAGCATCCAAGCCGTTTCATAAGAAGTGATTCAGAGTGTCAAACATTACAACCAGGCATCTG GTATTATAAGATAGTGGAAGCAGATCACATAATGTTCATAGTGAATAGAGAGAGAGCTGGAGTTCAGTTTGATCTAATATACGACAGTATCTTCCAACGTTGCAGGAAACATGTTTTTAGAAAGATTCCTCAGACTCTCCCTAAtctatctccttcttctcctcgtTCACCCAAAAGAAACAACTTTGTACATTGA
- the LOC104755313 gene encoding uncharacterized protein LOC104755313 isoform X2, whose product MIKLWVMTSLQLAELFVSSIVHLIYGFYIFSSAVAGDISQTLNDYLFKSNDVGETGQNLTNVEGLPPIVLVHGIFGFGKGRLGGLSYFGGAEKKDERVLVPDLGSLTSIYDRARELFYYLKGGRVDFGEEHSEACGHSRFGRRCEQGQYPEWDEDHPIHFVGHSAGAQVVRVLQQMLADKAFEGFEDTNENWVLSVTSLSGAFNGTTRTYLDGMRIDDGMSMKPICLLQLCRIGVIMYDWLDISWLKTYYNFGFDHFNISWKKTGVRGLVDCLMGNAGPFASGDWILPDLTIQGSTSINTNLQTFPNTYYFSYATKRTRRIMGMTIPSGVLGIHPMLFLRVFQMSQWRFPQDVSPPYKGYRDEEWQENDGALNTISMTHPRLPVEHPSRFIRSDSECQTLQPGIWYYKIVEADHIMFIVNRERAGVQFDLIYDSIFQRCRKHVFRKIPQTLPNLSPSSPRSPKRNNFVH is encoded by the exons atgattaAGTTGTGGGTGATGACTTCTCTTCAACTCGCGGAGCTCTTCGTGAGCTCTATCGTGCATTTGATTTATGGGTTTTATATATTCAGCTCCGCCGTTGCCGGAGATATCTCCCAGACGTTGAATGATTACTTGTTTAAGTCCAATGACGTTGGAGAAACAGGTCAAAATCTCACCAATGTTGAGGGTTTGCCTCCTATTGTTTTGGTTCATGGCATCTTTGGATTTGGCAAAGgg AGATTAGGAGGCTTATCATACTTTGGTGGTGctgagaagaaagatgagaggGTTCTTGTTCCTGATTTGGGTTCCTTAACAAGCATCTATGATAG GGCAAGGGAATTGTTCTATTACTTGAAAGGAGGGAGGGTTGATTTTGGTGAGGAGCATAGTGAGGCTTGTGGACATTCTCGGTTTGGCAGAAGATGCGAACAAG GGCAATACCCTGAATGGGATGAGGATCATCCTATCCATTTTGTGGGGCATTCAGCCGGTGCTCAAGTTGTGCGTGTGTTGCAGCAAATGCTTGCAGATAAG GCATTTGAAGGGTTTGAAGACACGAATGAGAATTGGGTTCTGAGTGTGACATCTTTATCCGGAGCATTCAATGGAACTACCAGGACTTACTTAGATGGCATGCG GATAGATGATGGAATGAGCATGAAACCGATATGTCTGTTGCAGCTATGTCGTATAGGCGTGATCATGTACGATTGGTTGGATATTTCATGGCTAAAGACTTATTACAATTTCGGATTCGATCATTTCAACATTTCTTGGAAGAAAACTGGTGTGAGAGGTCTCGTTGATTGCCTTATGGGAAACGCAGGTCCTTTTGCTTCAGGTGATTGGATCTTACCTGATCTCACGATCCAAGGCTCAACAAGTATTAACACCAATCTCCAGACGTTTCCAAACACTTACTACTTCAGCTACGCGACTAAACGCACCCGCAGAATCATGGGAATGACAATTCCTTCAGGTGTTCTTGGAATCCACCCGATGCTCTTTCTCCGCGTCTTTCAGATGAGCCAATGGAGATTCCCACAAGATGTATCTCCTCCTTATAAAGGCTACAG GGATGAGGAATGGCAAGAGAACGATGGGGCATTGAACACAATATCAATGACGCATCCGAGACTACCCGTTGAGCATCCAAGCCGTTTCATAAGAAGTGATTCAGAGTGTCAAACATTACAACCAGGCATCTG GTATTATAAGATAGTGGAAGCAGATCACATAATGTTCATAGTGAATAGAGAGAGAGCTGGAGTTCAGTTTGATCTAATATACGACAGTATCTTCCAACGTTGCAGGAAACATGTTTTTAGAAAGATTCCTCAGACTCTCCCTAAtctat
- the LOC109129863 gene encoding EMBRYO SURROUNDING FACTOR 1.2-like gives MKSPTVIFFIFMFSFFALQQCMHVDVREIDNVSKLQIPNCVPAKCGEEGFFKHDCWCCFHNQNICFNTKNECISSPRCPPLKL, from the exons ATGAAGTCACCAACAGTTATATTCTTCATATTCATGTTCTCTTTCTTTGCTCTACAGCAAT GCATGCACGTGGATGTTAGAGAAATTGATAATGTGAGCAAGCTCCAAATACCAAACTGTGTTCCTGCCAAATGCGGCGAAGAGGGTTTTTTCAAACATGATTGTTGGTGTTGTTTTCAcaatcaaaatatttgtttcaatacCAAAAACGAATGCATTTCCAGCCCCCGTTGTCCTCCTTTAAAGTTATAA
- the LOC109130025 gene encoding EMBRYO SURROUNDING FACTOR 1.2-like, with translation MKSQTVIFLISMLSFFALHQCMHADVGERESGSKFYIPNCVPARCSETFFKRNCWCCFHDITICYWTQKACDTSPRCPPLKSNPLEN, from the exons ATGAAGTCACAAACAGTTATATTCCTCATATCCATGCTCTCCTTCTTTGCTCTTCATCAAT GCATGCATGCGGatgttggagaaagagagagcggGAGCAAGTTCTACATTCCAAATTGTGTTCCTGCCCGATGCAGCGAAACTTTTTTCAAACGGAATTGTTGGTGTTGTTTTCATGATATAACGATTTGTTACTGGACCCAAAAAGCATGCGATACCAGCCCCCGTTGTCCTCCTTTAAAGTCTAATCCTTTAGaaaattaa
- the LOC104755312 gene encoding uncharacterized protein LOC104755312 isoform X1 yields MRGGEFVLRKPRNGNKCRRFDRCHTMRQTETELFSEETRMITRERRRGRRRRRRRSFFLDMILLLRTCSSNILFLSLLLLSSSSSVLSENLSPRNQTLRPLEELNKLKAINQHLRKINKPSVKTIHSPDGDIIDCVLSHHQPAFDHPRLRGQRPMDPPERPRGHNRRGLRPKSFQLWGMEGETCDEGTVPIRRTKAEDILRANSVSSFGKKLRHYRRDTSSNGHEHAVGYVSGEKYYGAKASINVWAPQVQNQYEFSLSQIWIISGSFGNDLNTIEAGWQVSPELYGDNYPRFFTYWTNDAYQATGCYNLLCSGFVQTNSEIAIGAAISPSSSYKGGQFDITLLIWKDPKHGNWWLEFGSGILVGYWPSFLFTHLKEHASMVQYGGEVVNSQNGGHTSTQMGSGHFAEEGFTKSSYFRNIQVVDWDNNLVPSPNLKVLADHPNCYDIQGGSNRAWGSYFYYGGPGKNPKCP; encoded by the exons ATGAGAGGAGGTGAGTTCGTGTTGAGGAAACCCAGAAACGGCAATAAATGCCGTCGTTTCGATCGATGCCATACAATGAGACAAACGGAAACAGAGTTGTTCtcagaagaaacaagaatgataacaagagaaagaagacgaggaagaagaagaagaagaagaagaagcttcttcttAGATATGATCCTTTTGTTACGTACTTGTTCCTCTAAcattcttttcctctctcttcttcttttgtcttcttcttcttctgtcttgtCCGAGAATCTCTCACCGAGAAACCAAACTCTCCGGCCTCTCGAGGAGCTTAATAAGCTCAAAGCCATTAACCAACATCTCAGGAAGATCAATAAACCTTCCGTCAAGACAATTCAT agCCCTGACGGTGACATCATAGACTGTGTTTTATCACATCACCAGCCAGCATTTGATCATCCCAGATTAAGAGGACAGAGGCCAATG GATCCACCTGAGAGGCCAAGAGGGCACAACAGGAGAGGATTGAGACCAAAGAGCTTCCAGTTGTGGGGAATGGAGGGAGAGACATGTGATGAAGGAACTGTCCCTATCAGAAGAACAAAAGCAGAAGACATTCTCAGAGCAAACTCTGTTTCTAGCTTTGGCAAGAAACTCAGACATTACAGAAGAGACACTAGCAGTAACGGCCATGAA cacGCGGTGGGATACGTGAGCGGAGAGAAATACTATGGTGCAAAAGCAAGCATAAATGTGTGGGCACCTCAGGTCCAGAACCAATACGAATTTAGTTTATCTCAGATTTGGATTATCTCTGGTTCCTTCGGTAATGATCTCAACACCATTGAAGCTGGCTGGCAG GTGAGTCCAGAGCTCTATGGAGATAATTACCCAAGATTCTTTACTTACTGGACT AACGATGCATATCAAGCAACTGGTTGCTACAATCTCTTGTGTTCCGGTTTTGTCCAAACCAATAGTGAGATTGCGATTGGAGCTGCAATATCTCCCTCGTCTTCATACAAGGGTGGACAATTCGATATTACTCTCCTTATTTGGAAG GATCCGAAGCATGGGAATTGGTGGCTGGAATTCGGGTCGGGTATTCTAGTCGGGTATTGGCCATCGTTCTTGTTCACACACCTGAAGGAGCACGCGAGCATGGTCCAATACGGTGGCGAAGTCGTAAATTCACAAAATGGAGGCCACACTTCAACACAGATGGGAAGTGGACATTTTGCAGAGGAAGGGTTCACGAAATCTTCTTATTTCAGAAACATCCAAGTAGTTGATTGGGATAACAATTTGGTCCCTTCTCCTAATCTTAAAGTACTTGCGGATCATCCGAATTGTTACGATATTCAAGGTGGTTCTAACCGGGCTTGGGGGAGTTATTTTTATTACGGAGGACCAGGCAAGAATCCTAAATGcccttaa
- the LOC104755312 gene encoding uncharacterized protein LOC104755312 isoform X2, translating into MRGGEFVLRKPRNGNKCRRFDRCHTMRQTETELFSEETRMITRERRRGRRRRRRRSFFLDMILLLRTCSSNILFLSLLLLSSSSSVLSENLSPRNQTLRPLEELNKLKAINQHLRKINKPSVKTIHSPDGDIIDCVLSHHQPAFDHPRLRGQRPMDPPERPRGHNRRGLRPKSFQLWGMEGETCDEGTVPIRRTKAEDILRANSVSSFGKKLRHYRRDTSSNGHEHAVGYVSGEKYYGAKASINVWAPQVQNQYEFSLSQIWIISGSFGNDLNTIEAGWQSSMEIITQDSLLTGLTMHIKQLVATISCVPVLSKPIVRLRLELQYLPRLHTRVDNSILLSLFGRIRSMGIGGWNSGRVF; encoded by the exons ATGAGAGGAGGTGAGTTCGTGTTGAGGAAACCCAGAAACGGCAATAAATGCCGTCGTTTCGATCGATGCCATACAATGAGACAAACGGAAACAGAGTTGTTCtcagaagaaacaagaatgataacaagagaaagaagacgaggaagaagaagaagaagaagaagaagcttcttcttAGATATGATCCTTTTGTTACGTACTTGTTCCTCTAAcattcttttcctctctcttcttcttttgtcttcttcttcttctgtcttgtCCGAGAATCTCTCACCGAGAAACCAAACTCTCCGGCCTCTCGAGGAGCTTAATAAGCTCAAAGCCATTAACCAACATCTCAGGAAGATCAATAAACCTTCCGTCAAGACAATTCAT agCCCTGACGGTGACATCATAGACTGTGTTTTATCACATCACCAGCCAGCATTTGATCATCCCAGATTAAGAGGACAGAGGCCAATG GATCCACCTGAGAGGCCAAGAGGGCACAACAGGAGAGGATTGAGACCAAAGAGCTTCCAGTTGTGGGGAATGGAGGGAGAGACATGTGATGAAGGAACTGTCCCTATCAGAAGAACAAAAGCAGAAGACATTCTCAGAGCAAACTCTGTTTCTAGCTTTGGCAAGAAACTCAGACATTACAGAAGAGACACTAGCAGTAACGGCCATGAA cacGCGGTGGGATACGTGAGCGGAGAGAAATACTATGGTGCAAAAGCAAGCATAAATGTGTGGGCACCTCAGGTCCAGAACCAATACGAATTTAGTTTATCTCAGATTTGGATTATCTCTGGTTCCTTCGGTAATGATCTCAACACCATTGAAGCTGGCTGGCAG AGCTCTATGGAGATAATTACCCAAGATTCTTTACTTACTGGACT AACGATGCATATCAAGCAACTGGTTGCTACAATCTCTTGTGTTCCGGTTTTGTCCAAACCAATAGTGAGATTGCGATTGGAGCTGCAATATCTCCCTCGTCTTCATACAAGGGTGGACAATTCGATATTACTCTCCTTATTTGGAAG GATCCGAAGCATGGGAATTGGTGGCTGGAATTCGGGTCGGGTATTCTAG